In Thiospirochaeta perfilievii, a single window of DNA contains:
- a CDS encoding Gfo/Idh/MocA family protein — translation MDKIKFAIVGSGWRSKFYIRSVKQNPELLELTSMLFRSRGKAKLFKQEFDITVTTLKEELINSKPDFIVVAVSKSDLFFVTKEYLGLGIPVLVETPGAVRVKDLTSLWSLRTGSGSKLQVAEQYFLYPYYKEILHNIKSGIIGETQFISISSIHDHHAASIFRQALGVTDEEFTIFGRSINSKVTTTDSRDGKILDGSIGEFKRNIITIEFKNGKSVLYNFSGVQYFSDIISKNIVVQGVRGEINNNIITYLNKNNIVKTKYIPYELDDYINTDQKLVLDILMGMKRYIDTGVEFYPLKEALQDSYISILMHKAIDNKSPILSEKQVWQ, via the coding sequence ATGGATAAAATTAAATTTGCAATTGTTGGTTCTGGCTGGAGATCAAAGTTTTATATAAGATCCGTAAAGCAAAATCCTGAACTATTAGAGTTAACATCTATGTTATTTAGAAGCCGAGGTAAGGCTAAACTTTTTAAACAAGAGTTTGATATAACAGTAACTACTCTAAAGGAAGAGCTAATTAATAGTAAACCTGACTTTATTGTAGTAGCCGTAAGTAAAAGTGATCTTTTTTTTGTAACTAAAGAGTATCTAGGGTTAGGTATACCGGTTTTAGTAGAGACTCCTGGGGCTGTAAGAGTAAAGGATCTTACAAGTTTGTGGTCTCTTAGAACTGGTTCCGGGTCTAAGTTACAAGTAGCAGAACAGTATTTTCTATATCCTTATTATAAGGAGATTTTACATAATATTAAATCAGGTATAATTGGGGAAACACAATTTATCTCTATATCATCAATCCACGATCACCATGCCGCTAGTATTTTTCGCCAAGCTCTAGGAGTAACAGATGAAGAGTTTACAATTTTTGGTCGTAGTATTAATTCGAAAGTAACTACAACAGACTCTAGAGATGGTAAAATTCTAGATGGAAGTATAGGGGAATTTAAGCGAAATATAATAACAATAGAGTTTAAAAATGGAAAGAGTGTTTTATACAACTTCTCAGGCGTACAGTATTTTTCTGATATTATAAGTAAAAACATAGTCGTACAGGGTGTTAGAGGGGAGATTAATAACAATATAATTACATATCTTAATAAAAATAATATAGTAAAAACTAAATATATCCCGTATGAATTAGATGATTATATTAATACTGACCAAAAGTTAGTTCTTGATATATTAATGGGAATGAAGAGATATATAGATACTGGAGTTGAGTTCTATCCTTTAAAGGAGGCTTTACAAGACTCATATATATCTATATTAATGCAT
- a CDS encoding RNA recognition motif domain-containing protein yields the protein MNIQITDLSRKMTEDELTKIFLPFGKVSSTTIIMDKATGKSKGFGFVEMDDEKEGLLAIKNLHKSRVEGKLISVKRAKDFK from the coding sequence ATGAATATACAAATAACAGATCTTTCAAGAAAGATGACAGAAGATGAATTAACAAAAATATTTCTACCCTTTGGGAAGGTTTCATCCACAACTATAATCATGGATAAGGCAACCGGGAAATCAAAAGGTTTTGGTTTTGTTGAAATGGATGATGAAAAAGAGGGACTTCTAGCTATTAAAAATTTACATAAGAGTAGGGTAGAGGGTAAACTCATTAGCGTAAAGAGAGCTAAGGATTTTAAATAA
- a CDS encoding DNA/RNA non-specific endonuclease, whose amino-acid sequence MEYLNRIKLLVILLFTLSPIYSNNDFSPKATGRVFYKEFYSLQYNEEYEQADWVYYRLTKDMVYGDEKRRDSFKVDSDIETGSAALKDYKSSGFDRGHLVPAADMKISKKAMSESFYMSNMSPQRPGFNRGIWKKLESFVRFWAVENEELYIVTGPVFTEETYLTIGENRVGIPEYFYKVILDYKGEEIKAIGFLLPNKKSSIPIMKYALSVNDIEDLTGIDFFYNLPDDIEEFIEKDIDINLWPTDR is encoded by the coding sequence ATGGAATATTTAAATAGAATAAAATTATTAGTGATTCTTCTTTTTACCCTTTCACCTATCTACTCAAATAATGACTTTTCTCCTAAGGCTACAGGTAGAGTATTCTACAAAGAGTTCTATAGTCTTCAGTATAATGAAGAGTATGAGCAGGCGGACTGGGTTTACTATCGGCTAACAAAAGATATGGTTTATGGGGATGAAAAGAGGAGAGACTCCTTTAAAGTAGATAGTGATATAGAAACAGGTTCTGCAGCTTTAAAGGATTATAAGAGCTCTGGTTTTGATAGAGGACATCTTGTCCCAGCAGCAGATATGAAAATATCTAAAAAAGCTATGTCTGAATCCTTTTATATGAGTAATATGAGCCCTCAAAGACCTGGTTTTAATAGAGGTATTTGGAAAAAACTTGAAAGTTTTGTTAGATTTTGGGCTGTGGAGAATGAAGAGCTTTATATTGTAACAGGCCCTGTATTTACAGAGGAGACCTATCTTACAATTGGAGAAAATAGAGTAGGGATTCCAGAATACTTTTATAAAGTCATTTTAGATTATAAGGGTGAAGAGATTAAAGCTATAGGTTTTTTACTACCTAATAAAAAGAGTAGTATACCAATTATGAAGTATGCACTTAGTGTAAATGACATTGAAGACTTAACCGGCATAGACTTCTTTTACAATTTACCAGATGACATAGAAGAGTTTATTGAAAAAGATATAGATATTAATCTTTGGCCTACAGATAGATAA
- a CDS encoding DUF4914 family protein, whose protein sequence is MYKKLGLPKDIQSVLDNAPSVIYPSTRDELIELALGGPGSTSFTTSYQIPGQGVIDEVITEKRSNGVAVNYFEPYMRRRDPECMVIGDELPTDKPTYMERFGESFSNTRTEMLKWLQEQDLSVTAYYIGKPFTHGKQYGGILIAPKNMGFFIAGLADLQGLVTLEKIDDNFQVRSVMFVAPPFRHTHYNGKQVVVHNRHNGLHEIFSNNLYPGPSAKKGVYGALLTIGEQEDWITLHASTVKAVNSIKGETVLMHEGASGAGKSEMLEQPHRNSDGDLVLGTNLVTGEVPTIKMENQDELYPITDDMAMCHPRHGATKDTLSACDAEDAWFLRVDHVTHKGIDPHMEHMTLEAPEPLIFLNLKSVEGEPIKVWEHTEDEPGVPCPNPRVIMPRRFVPGILEETVDVDVRNFGLRSPATYKGHVSYGIVGMVHILPPALAWVWRLVSPRGHANPSITAGGKLMQSEGVGSYWPFATGRKVTQANLLLNQIKDSGDVKYTITPNQNVGAWNVKFMSEWLGRSVLTSYPETFFDKDNLIPARCPLLGYTPKTAKVGSFNIPEGMLRVETQPEVGTEVYDQGAKMLVDFFKEEVSLFLEDDLDPLGREIIELFLNDAPVKEYEGLL, encoded by the coding sequence ATGTATAAAAAATTGGGATTACCAAAGGATATTCAAAGTGTTTTAGATAACGCTCCATCAGTAATTTATCCATCTACTAGGGATGAATTAATCGAACTAGCCCTAGGTGGACCGGGTTCCACCTCATTTACAACCTCTTATCAAATTCCTGGTCAAGGTGTTATTGACGAAGTTATTACAGAGAAGAGGTCAAATGGGGTTGCGGTAAACTATTTTGAACCCTACATGAGAAGAAGAGACCCTGAGTGTATGGTTATTGGGGATGAATTACCAACTGATAAACCAACTTATATGGAAAGATTTGGTGAGAGTTTTTCAAATACTCGGACAGAAATGTTGAAATGGTTACAAGAACAGGACCTATCTGTTACTGCATATTATATTGGAAAACCATTTACCCATGGGAAACAGTATGGTGGAATACTTATTGCACCTAAAAATATGGGATTCTTTATTGCGGGTTTAGCTGATCTACAAGGATTAGTTACATTAGAAAAAATAGATGATAATTTTCAAGTTCGATCAGTTATGTTTGTTGCTCCTCCATTTAGACACACCCACTACAATGGAAAACAGGTTGTTGTACATAATAGACACAACGGATTACATGAGATCTTTTCTAACAACCTATACCCAGGACCTTCTGCTAAAAAAGGAGTTTATGGAGCACTTCTTACAATAGGAGAACAGGAAGATTGGATTACACTACATGCATCCACAGTAAAAGCAGTAAACTCTATTAAAGGTGAAACTGTTTTAATGCATGAAGGTGCTTCTGGTGCAGGTAAGTCTGAGATGTTAGAGCAACCCCATAGAAATTCCGATGGTGATTTAGTTCTAGGAACTAACCTAGTAACTGGAGAAGTTCCTACAATTAAAATGGAAAACCAAGATGAGTTATATCCAATAACAGACGATATGGCTATGTGTCATCCAAGACATGGTGCAACAAAGGATACCCTAAGTGCATGTGATGCAGAGGACGCATGGTTTTTACGAGTTGACCATGTTACCCATAAAGGAATTGATCCCCATATGGAGCATATGACTCTAGAAGCACCAGAACCTCTAATATTTTTAAATCTAAAATCTGTAGAGGGAGAGCCTATAAAAGTTTGGGAACATACAGAGGATGAGCCAGGAGTTCCATGTCCAAATCCAAGGGTAATAATGCCACGTAGGTTTGTTCCGGGAATATTAGAAGAGACAGTTGATGTGGATGTTCGGAACTTTGGATTAAGATCACCAGCTACATATAAAGGTCATGTCTCCTACGGTATAGTTGGAATGGTGCATATATTACCTCCAGCTCTAGCATGGGTTTGGAGACTTGTATCTCCAAGAGGGCATGCTAATCCATCAATAACAGCGGGTGGGAAACTAATGCAATCTGAGGGAGTAGGTTCATACTGGCCGTTTGCAACAGGACGGAAAGTAACCCAAGCAAACCTACTTTTAAATCAGATAAAGGACTCAGGAGATGTAAAATATACAATTACTCCTAATCAAAATGTTGGTGCATGGAATGTTAAATTTATGTCAGAGTGGTTAGGAAGGTCTGTTCTTACATCCTATCCTGAAACTTTTTTTGATAAAGATAATTTAATTCCTGCCCGTTGCCCACTACTTGGATATACTCCTAAAACTGCAAAAGTTGGGTCATTTAATATTCCTGAGGGTATGTTAAGGGTCGAAACACAGCCAGAAGTTGGAACCGAGGTCTATGATCAGGGGGCTAAAATGTTAGTAGACTTTTTTAAGGAAGAAGTATCCCTCTTTCTAGAAGATGATCTTGATCCCCTAGGGAGAGAGATAATTGAACTATTTTTAAATGATGCCCCTGTTAAGGAGTATGAAGGACTACTATAA
- a CDS encoding PadR family transcriptional regulator, which produces MRNKVPKKMLLGFMQIHILIQAKKKPFFGLWMIEQLNSYGYQISPGTIYPLLAKMEESELLKKETRLENGKNRNYYSITTEGDGVLAIAKEKAMFLFNELNEV; this is translated from the coding sequence ATGAGAAATAAAGTACCAAAAAAAATGTTATTAGGTTTTATGCAGATACATATTTTAATACAGGCGAAAAAAAAACCATTTTTTGGACTTTGGATGATAGAGCAGTTAAATAGTTATGGGTATCAAATTAGTCCAGGGACTATCTATCCACTTTTAGCAAAAATGGAGGAAAGTGAGCTTCTTAAAAAAGAGACTCGTTTAGAAAATGGAAAAAATAGAAACTATTACAGTATAACAACTGAGGGTGATGGTGTTCTTGCAATAGCTAAAGAAAAAGCTATGTTTCTATTTAATGAACTAAATGAAGTATAA
- a CDS encoding 1-phosphofructokinase family hexose kinase gives MKKRVLTVTLNPAVDFTIEVPNFKIDSINKATHSRRDPGGKGINVSTALSDGGFITSATGFIGKENRDIFTSHFRKKSIIDNFIYVDGLTREGIKVTDTENEITTDINFNGIDLKQKDIDNFIIKYKKIIKGFDFVILSGSLPRSLPYDFYTLLAKIARENRVFVALDSSKEALLSSINSGFINLIKPNINELTEIYPEIQKATNREKTVDLLAKKLLQKVEIVALSLGEDGSKLYTRDRIYIANAPKVKVKTTVGAGDTFLAGFIFGLINTCTIKDALKTGVSWATSKITKYGPGLSKTNPPQLFCEKILIEEK, from the coding sequence ATGAAGAAAAGAGTGTTAACAGTTACATTAAATCCAGCGGTTGATTTCACTATAGAAGTACCTAATTTTAAAATTGACTCTATTAACAAAGCTACACATAGTAGAAGAGATCCAGGAGGTAAAGGGATAAATGTATCTACTGCTCTATCTGATGGAGGTTTTATAACCAGTGCTACTGGGTTTATCGGAAAGGAAAATAGAGATATTTTTACTAGTCACTTTAGAAAAAAGTCAATAATTGATAATTTTATATACGTAGATGGTTTAACCCGGGAGGGAATAAAAGTTACTGATACAGAAAATGAAATTACAACTGATATTAACTTTAATGGAATAGATTTAAAACAGAAGGATATCGACAATTTTATTATTAAATATAAAAAGATTATTAAGGGTTTTGATTTTGTAATACTATCTGGTAGCCTTCCTAGAAGTCTTCCTTATGACTTTTATACTCTACTTGCAAAAATAGCTAGGGAGAACAGGGTTTTTGTGGCTTTAGATAGCAGTAAAGAAGCTCTTCTATCCAGTATTAATTCTGGTTTTATAAACTTAATAAAACCCAATATAAATGAGCTTACGGAGATATATCCAGAGATACAAAAAGCAACCAATAGAGAAAAAACTGTGGATCTTTTAGCAAAAAAGTTACTTCAAAAAGTTGAGATAGTAGCCCTATCCCTGGGAGAGGACGGAAGTAAACTGTACACAAGAGATAGAATATATATTGCGAATGCTCCTAAAGTAAAGGTCAAAACAACAGTAGGTGCTGGAGATACATTTTTAGCTGGGTTTATTTTTGGATTAATTAATACTTGTACTATAAAAGATGCACTAAAAACTGGTGTAAGTTGGGCTACATCAAAAATAACAAAATATGGTCCAGGTTTATCGAAAACTAATCCTCCACAATTGTTTTGTGAAAAAATATTAATAGAGGAAAAATAA
- a CDS encoding SDR family oxidoreductase produces MKVLFIGGTGTISTAISKELIQMGTDLYILNRGSRNDTLGSRGVKYLTCDVYKEDEVRELIKELTFDVVADFIAFDTSALERDYRLFKNKTKQFIFISSASAYQKPLSNYKITEGTTLSNPFWEYSRNKIACEEFLFKMYRENGFPITVVRPSHTYDDRSIPLGVHGDRGSWQVAKRMLEGKKVIIHGDGSSLWTMTSSIDFAKAFIGLMGNSHSIGESVQITSDESLTWNQIYSSIADALGVELKPYYVPSDFLDAVGKYDFKGGLIGDKVNSVVFDNSKLKNLVPTFTPSIRFDQGIKRTVTNILNSPDLQVEDKEFDIWCDRVIQALEVAKEGLNHS; encoded by the coding sequence ATGAAGGTACTATTTATCGGTGGGACAGGAACTATTAGCACGGCTATTTCTAAAGAATTAATACAAATGGGTACAGATTTATATATACTAAATAGAGGTAGTAGAAACGATACTCTTGGTAGTCGTGGTGTAAAATACCTAACCTGCGATGTATATAAAGAAGATGAAGTTAGGGAATTAATAAAGGAATTAACATTTGATGTAGTGGCAGATTTTATAGCCTTTGATACTTCAGCCCTTGAAAGGGATTATAGGTTATTTAAAAATAAAACTAAGCAGTTTATATTTATAAGTTCTGCCTCAGCATATCAGAAACCTTTATCTAATTATAAAATAACTGAGGGTACAACCCTATCAAACCCCTTCTGGGAGTATTCAAGAAATAAAATAGCTTGCGAAGAGTTCCTATTTAAAATGTATAGAGAAAATGGATTTCCTATAACTGTAGTTAGGCCAAGCCATACCTATGATGATAGATCCATTCCCCTTGGAGTTCATGGAGATAGAGGTAGTTGGCAAGTAGCAAAGAGAATGTTAGAAGGGAAAAAGGTTATAATACACGGAGACGGTTCATCACTGTGGACAATGACATCAAGTATAGATTTTGCTAAAGCTTTTATCGGTCTAATGGGAAATAGTCACTCTATAGGAGAGTCTGTTCAAATAACTTCCGATGAATCTTTAACATGGAATCAGATATATAGTTCAATTGCAGATGCATTAGGTGTTGAGTTAAAACCATATTATGTTCCTTCAGACTTTCTAGATGCAGTGGGAAAGTATGACTTTAAAGGTGGCCTAATTGGAGATAAGGTAAATAGTGTGGTATTTGACAATAGTAAATTAAAAAATTTAGTTCCTACATTTACTCCATCTATTAGATTTGATCAAGGAATTAAGAGAACAGTAACTAATATTTTAAATAGTCCAGACCTACAAGTAGAAGATAAGGAGTTTGATATTTGGTGCGACAGAGTAATCCAGGCATTAGAGGTTGCTAAAGAGGGTTTAAATCATAGTTGA
- a CDS encoding helix-turn-helix domain-containing protein has protein sequence MESNNKRIDRFFVSLYHVRTRENTQTLIYNFLLEVGESIVSFNEDDKTIDYVRIAKRIIDSKLGEDISLSSIADEMGFSSFYLSRIFKNVCNDSFSNYLKNKRMLLAKELLEDNSIQIQDISKRVGYWSPNYFIKVFKKYYGVTPGEYRHTSLNQDYRSTMI, from the coding sequence ATGGAATCAAATAATAAAAGAATAGACAGGTTTTTTGTGTCTCTATATCATGTTCGAACAAGAGAGAATACTCAGACTCTTATATATAACTTTCTATTAGAAGTAGGGGAGAGTATAGTCTCATTTAATGAGGACGATAAAACAATAGATTATGTGCGTATTGCTAAAAGGATAATAGATTCTAAACTAGGTGAAGATATATCTCTTTCAAGTATTGCAGATGAGATGGGGTTCTCATCTTTTTATCTTAGCCGTATCTTTAAAAATGTATGTAATGACTCCTTCTCTAACTATCTAAAGAATAAACGTATGTTATTGGCTAAAGAGCTGTTAGAGGATAACTCTATACAGATCCAGGACATTAGCAAAAGAGTAGGTTATTGGAGTCCAAACTACTTTATAAAAGTATTTAAAAAATATTATGGAGTAACACCTGGGGAGTATCGTCATACATCTTTAAATCAGGATTATAGATCAACTATGATTTAA
- a CDS encoding Cache 3/Cache 2 fusion domain-containing protein, which translates to MIRFNTVKNKLSLLMVLSVVLLTLILQLSSYITTNRYMKKLTISVLKTKLDGDIESSKNLLNIHFGSLTLKDSRLIDSKGNSIEGNSLFVDQVLDQLGVLCTIFVSKESDFTRVSTNIKDANGERVLGTKLGSNSAAFLDISNKKRYIGEAVIFGSNFLTMYEPILDRSNKLIGILFIGIPMTNIEDTITIFIKYILLNTFLFALVILIIILIIQNIFLNKTLAPLNKTIVMLKDISQGNGDLTKTIEINSNDDMKDLGDYFNLTIAKIRELILSVKKESYTLNNIGEDLSSNMTETAAAIYQITQNISSTKEQSLKQASSVDNTKKNMDQIIESINTLDESISSQSANIVESSSAIEQMLANIRSVGNTIEKNTSYVKELKKVSIEGKSGVDNVSNVISNITNESEGLLEISTIIQKIASQTNLLSMNAAIEAAHAGDSGKGFAVVADEIRKLAEDSGNQAKIISSVLKKMKSLIDSVSSSILEVSQVFNKVTDKINIVYTQEISIKNAMDEQNHGSNEILTAINELNRITNEVKERSSLMLRNSSDVLEEMNLLTMITNEINNGMDEMNVGAGEINTSVSEVNRISGDNKNSIKVLTDDIDKFIV; encoded by the coding sequence ATGATTAGATTTAATACAGTTAAAAATAAGTTGAGCTTACTTATGGTTTTATCTGTGGTTTTGTTAACCTTAATACTACAGTTAAGTTCATATATTACTACCAATAGATATATGAAAAAACTGACTATAAGTGTTTTAAAAACCAAACTTGACGGGGATATTGAATCCTCAAAAAATCTATTAAATATTCACTTTGGAAGTTTAACCCTAAAAGATAGTCGTCTAATAGATTCAAAGGGTAACTCTATAGAAGGGAACTCTTTGTTTGTAGACCAAGTTTTGGATCAATTAGGAGTATTATGTACTATCTTTGTCAGCAAGGAAAGTGATTTTACAAGGGTTTCAACAAATATAAAAGATGCAAATGGAGAGAGGGTTTTAGGAACAAAACTAGGTTCAAATAGCGCAGCATTTTTAGATATTTCAAATAAAAAACGATATATTGGAGAGGCAGTTATTTTTGGAAGTAATTTTCTAACAATGTATGAACCAATATTAGATAGATCAAATAAACTAATAGGAATTCTTTTTATAGGGATACCTATGACAAATATTGAAGACACAATTACTATCTTCATAAAATATATACTATTAAATACATTCCTTTTTGCATTAGTAATATTAATAATAATTTTAATAATTCAAAATATATTCCTAAATAAAACTTTAGCTCCTTTGAATAAGACAATAGTTATGCTTAAAGATATCTCCCAGGGGAATGGTGATCTTACAAAAACTATCGAAATTAATTCAAATGATGATATGAAGGATCTAGGAGATTATTTCAATTTAACAATTGCAAAAATTAGAGAATTAATTTTATCTGTAAAAAAAGAATCTTATACGCTTAATAATATAGGGGAGGATCTATCATCAAATATGACTGAAACTGCTGCAGCTATTTACCAGATAACCCAAAATATTAGTAGTACAAAGGAGCAGTCACTAAAACAAGCCTCGAGTGTAGATAATACCAAAAAAAATATGGATCAGATAATTGAGAGTATAAATACATTGGATGAATCCATCTCTAGTCAGTCTGCAAATATTGTAGAGTCATCATCAGCTATTGAACAGATGTTAGCGAATATAAGAAGTGTTGGAAATACCATCGAAAAAAATACTAGCTATGTAAAAGAGTTAAAAAAGGTATCAATAGAAGGTAAAAGTGGTGTAGACAATGTATCTAATGTGATTAGTAATATTACAAACGAATCAGAAGGTCTATTAGAAATTAGTACAATAATTCAAAAAATAGCCAGTCAAACCAACTTATTATCTATGAACGCAGCTATAGAAGCCGCCCATGCAGGGGATTCAGGGAAGGGTTTTGCTGTTGTTGCAGATGAAATAAGAAAATTAGCTGAAGACTCGGGTAACCAGGCTAAAATAATAAGTTCTGTATTAAAAAAGATGAAAAGTTTAATTGACTCAGTTTCAAGTTCTATTTTAGAGGTTTCTCAGGTTTTTAATAAAGTTACAGATAAGATAAATATTGTCTACACACAAGAGATATCAATTAAAAATGCCATGGATGAACAAAACCATGGAAGTAACGAAATTCTTACAGCAATAAATGAGCTAAATAGAATTACAAATGAAGTAAAAGAGAGATCTTCATTGATGCTTAGAAATAGTAGTGATGTATTAGAAGAGATGAATTTATTAACCATGATTACAAATGAAATAAATAACGGAATGGATGAGATGAATGTAGGAGCTGGAGAGATTAATACTTCAGTTTCCGAGGTAAATAGAATAAGTGGTGATAATAAAAATAGTATAAAGGTTTTAACTGACGATATTGATAAGTTTATAGTTTAA